One segment of Mycobacteriales bacterium DNA contains the following:
- a CDS encoding DUF6504 family protein yields MRSVHPVLEEQVEVARSGETPGQFLLRGRLYVVRAVLARWTEPGGWRWSGPGEFVAGPVGASVSGVAVINSVPVDLADRELWRVEAAAGMSAALEVFDLCRDTAADPPRWTATLVEE; encoded by the coding sequence ATGCGTTCGGTCCACCCGGTCCTCGAGGAGCAGGTCGAGGTCGCGCGCTCGGGCGAGACGCCCGGGCAGTTCCTGCTGCGGGGCCGGCTCTACGTGGTGCGGGCCGTGCTGGCCCGCTGGACCGAGCCCGGCGGCTGGCGCTGGTCCGGTCCGGGCGAGTTCGTCGCCGGGCCGGTCGGGGCGTCGGTCAGTGGTGTGGCGGTGATCAACTCGGTGCCGGTCGACCTGGCCGACCGGGAGCTGTGGCGAGTCGAGGCTGCGGCGGGTATGTCCGCGGCGCTCGAGGTGTTCGACCTGTGCCGGGACACCGCGGCGGACCCGCCGCGGTGGA